A genomic stretch from Flavobacterium humidisoli includes:
- the traN gene encoding conjugative transposon protein TraN: MKNLFKTFVAFALSISLAVTSFAQDSVKSKTVLALGKIEPYKMEVTYDKTSHLIFPTAIRYVDLGSEYLIAGKADDAENVLRVKASVREFEPETNFSVITNDGRFYSFNVHYSSFPEAISYDLLTMQKTLDKASGNDVLFEELGSNSPSLAGLLLETIYKNDKRIVKHIGAKSFGIQFILKGIYIHNGKYYFHTALGNRTNVPFQIDFINFKVVDKKVAKRTVVQERPMIPLRIYKPLDAISGKSMEQNVFLLDQFTIADDKVLQIEIFEKNGGRNQVLQVENSDLIRARLINDMHLKF, encoded by the coding sequence ATGAAAAATCTTTTTAAAACCTTTGTGGCATTTGCCCTGAGCATCAGTCTGGCCGTAACGTCTTTTGCACAAGACAGTGTAAAATCAAAAACTGTGCTTGCATTGGGCAAGATTGAGCCTTACAAAATGGAAGTTACCTATGATAAAACTTCACATTTGATTTTCCCCACTGCCATCCGCTATGTGGACTTGGGCAGTGAGTACCTGATTGCCGGGAAAGCTGATGATGCGGAAAACGTATTGCGTGTAAAAGCGTCGGTAAGGGAATTTGAGCCCGAAACGAACTTTTCGGTCATTACCAATGACGGACGTTTTTACAGCTTCAATGTGCATTACAGTTCCTTCCCCGAAGCAATAAGTTATGACCTGTTAACCATGCAGAAAACGTTGGATAAAGCCAGCGGAAACGATGTTCTTTTTGAAGAATTGGGCAGCAATTCTCCATCATTGGCGGGTTTGCTTTTGGAAACCATTTACAAAAACGACAAGCGTATCGTAAAGCATATTGGGGCTAAAAGCTTTGGGATCCAATTTATACTGAAAGGAATTTACATCCACAACGGTAAATACTACTTTCATACGGCACTTGGAAACCGTACTAATGTGCCGTTTCAGATCGACTTTATCAATTTCAAAGTTGTCGATAAAAAGGTAGCCAAGCGTACCGTAGTACAGGAACGTCCGATGATACCGTTACGCATTTACAAGCCATTAGACGCAATTAGCGGAAAATCAATGGAGCAAAATGTATTCCTTTTAGACCAGTTTACCATTGCCGATGACAAGGTACTGCAGATCGAAATTTTCGAGA
- the traM gene encoding conjugative transposon protein TraM → MKENENKKTVVRVTEGNPAATAEVLQDSTQNKDDKLKKPLIFCLMGIVFVGCMYLIFKPSEDKKETDNIGINDAVPEATEAGMQADKQKAYEQEMLEQKDAEKRSSLTTLSDYWNTDNTEDPADQAIDKQENYDSEKSGEDKNPTVNSYRNAQAALGSFYQDDNRETMELRRQLDELREKLVEKDMPKAVTVDDQLELMEKSYQMAAKYLPSGANSPEVVPVKDAAPSSKVSTQKEHFVSFTSAKKNSVSALHREPSDSTFLANWSETRNRGFYTAGSAEQLVQPKNSIKACVDETQTVIGDTGVRLRLLEAAQTPSRAIPKGTIVTANAKYQSGRLQLKVTSVELDGNIIPVEITIYDLDGQQGLYVPYSPEMNALTEMAGNMSQQSGTSLMLTQSAGQQVAADLSRGVVQGISGYFAKKVRTPKVTLKAGHQVLLVSKQ, encoded by the coding sequence ATGAAAGAAAATGAGAACAAAAAGACCGTTGTTCGGGTTACGGAAGGAAACCCGGCGGCAACCGCTGAGGTACTGCAAGACAGTACGCAGAATAAAGACGATAAATTGAAAAAACCATTAATATTTTGCTTGATGGGTATTGTTTTCGTTGGTTGTATGTACCTCATCTTTAAACCGTCAGAAGACAAGAAGGAAACCGACAACATCGGTATTAACGATGCTGTTCCCGAGGCTACCGAAGCTGGAATGCAGGCAGACAAGCAAAAGGCTTATGAGCAGGAAATGCTGGAACAGAAGGATGCAGAAAAACGCAGTTCATTAACGACACTTTCTGATTATTGGAATACCGATAACACAGAAGATCCAGCAGATCAGGCGATTGATAAGCAGGAGAACTATGATAGCGAAAAATCTGGTGAAGACAAGAACCCGACAGTCAACAGCTACCGGAACGCACAAGCTGCATTAGGTTCTTTTTATCAGGATGACAATCGTGAAACGATGGAACTCCGCAGACAATTGGACGAACTGAGGGAAAAGCTTGTTGAAAAAGATATGCCTAAAGCTGTAACCGTAGATGACCAATTGGAATTGATGGAAAAGTCCTATCAGATGGCGGCGAAGTATCTTCCGTCAGGTGCTAATTCACCGGAAGTTGTGCCTGTCAAGGATGCAGCTCCATCTTCAAAAGTCTCAACGCAAAAAGAACATTTTGTATCGTTCACTTCAGCCAAAAAAAATAGTGTATCCGCCTTACACCGTGAGCCTTCAGACAGTACCTTTTTAGCCAATTGGAGCGAAACAAGAAACAGAGGATTTTATACAGCAGGTTCTGCCGAACAATTGGTACAGCCCAAAAACAGTATAAAAGCCTGCGTAGATGAAACACAAACAGTCATTGGCGATACGGGAGTTCGATTGCGTCTGCTTGAAGCTGCCCAAACGCCCAGTCGTGCTATTCCAAAAGGGACTATTGTGACGGCAAATGCTAAATATCAGAGTGGTCGTTTACAGCTAAAAGTAACCTCTGTCGAATTGGATGGTAATATCATTCCTGTTGAGATTACCATTTACGATCTGGACGGACAACAGGGCTTGTATGTTCCGTACTCTCCCGAGATGAATGCCCTTACAGAAATGGCAGGTAATATGAGCCAGCAGTCAGGAACAAGCCTGATGCTTACCCAATCTGCCGGACAACAGGTTGCCGCTGATCTAAGCCGTGGCGTTGTACAGGGCATTTCAGGTTATTTCGCCAAAAAGGTTCGCACACCAAAAGTTACCCTTAAGGCAGGGCACCAAGTCTTGCTTGTTTCCAAGCAATAA
- a CDS encoding nitrogen regulatory IIA protein — translation MKKLRANMDKWFDRLDERWRLLPIRKQHQYTLYFFVAYLILTAGVLFKVWYDAGKPDNNMVIGHIENPVLKKKERPAVLQDTLSTILKNRIYERK, via the coding sequence ATGAAAAAATTAAGAGCAAATATGGACAAGTGGTTTGACAGGCTCGATGAACGATGGCGGCTGTTGCCCATTAGGAAGCAGCACCAATACACGCTGTATTTTTTCGTCGCTTACCTAATTCTCACAGCAGGAGTACTATTTAAAGTGTGGTATGATGCCGGAAAGCCAGATAACAATATGGTCATTGGGCATATCGAAAACCCTGTCCTGAAAAAGAAAGAACGTCCTGCAGTCCTGCAGGACACATTATCAACAATTTTAAAAAATAGGATTTATGAAAGAAAATGA